Within bacterium, the genomic segment GCTGCCCATGAACAGCTTTTTACTTTTGTCAGCCCGCTCCAGGGCGTCGTAGAAGGTGTTGTGGGTGATCTCGTGGGCCAGCACGCCGGCCAGCTCGTGCACGGACTGCACATCCTTCAGCAGCCCGGCGGTCACGTACACGAAGCCGCCCGGGAGGCTGAAGGCGTTGACTTCCTTCTCATCTATGATCTTGACGGTGTACTTCACGCCGGGGCGGTCGCAGACGGCCGCGATCGTGGTGGCGATCTCATCCAGTTGCTTCTGCTGGGCCTCGTCGGTGACGACTTTCCACTTTTTCTCTACCTCGGCCGCCGCCTCTTTGCCCACCCTCAACTCGTAGTCGGGTGACCACTGCTTGGCATACGCCCACAGCGGAAGCAAAGCGAACAGCACGATAGCGAGTAGCGGTTTGCGCATGATGCAATCTCAGGGGGCCGCGCCCCCTGACTTCCCCCTTAGTCTGACGCCTTCCATACCTAAAGGTTTCCCTGTTGTGCCGTTGGTTCCCAGGTCAGGGCCGGGTGGAGCTGCCAATCCATGCCGAAGAACCCCGCGCACAGGGCGTCATTCGTGTCGTCGCGCCCGAAGCTGTCGGTGGTGAACACCACGAAGTCCGGCAGCAGGTCGTGCTTGTGGTTGACCGACAGCCTCTCACCGTGCCGCTCGCCGGAGTAGATCAGCACGTAGCGGTTCGGGTTGAGCGGGTTCGGGTAGCACATGACCAGCCCCAGGTGGGCGCCCTCGTACGTCTTGCCGCCGATGTCATACCTGTGGTCGCCGATCCTGACGGGCAGCCTGTCGGCCATCCTGGCCAGCACGCTGTTGGTCTGCGGCGTCCCGAACAGCACCAGGTTGCACTGCTGGAGGTCATCTTCGGTCAGCTCGGTGTCGAGCTTCGCGGGCGGGGGGCCGTCGGCGAACTGATCCCATTCGGCCTGCCACAGCCCCACGCGCCGGGCCAGCTCGGCGTCGGCCGCTTCGTCCCCGGCCGTGCCCTGCACCAGCAGGAAGCGCGTGTCGAAGACCTCCTCGCACGGACCGCACAGGCCCCGGCGCTTTTGCAGGGGGGGCGGCGGCGGGGCCTCCGGGCGGAGGGCGATGGTCCCGTCGGGGCCGGGCTGCCCCGCCACGGGCTGGCCGTTCCACACGAACGTGCAGCCCTCGGGCAGGCGCGCCGTGCGGCTGTCTATCGTCACGGCGGTCACGTTGTCTGTGGTGAGCGAGAGTTTCTCTTTCTCCGGGCTCACCTCGGCAGTCACAGTGCCGGGTGTGCCCCACTGCCCCAGGGCGTCCACGGTCAGCCAGAACGCCTGGTTGTACTCCAGGCTGTAGAGCTTCAGGTCCACCCGGCGCGGGCTGCGGTCGAGCGTGAACTGCTTCTCCCAGCTCCAGGCGTTCTCATAGCTCTCGGTCCGGAAGTAGATGTAGTGCGACTCCCCCGTTTGCTCGAGGCACTTGATGGGGGTGCCCTGCTGCCGGGCGGCCTCCACCATCAGGCGCGTCTGCTCCACCGGGATCAGGTTGTCCAGCTCCCCGTGCTGCACGAAAATGTTCTGGTTGCGCACATTGGGGACCTGGTCGAGGGCATTGTCCCACTCGATCAGCCAGCGCTTCCACGGTGGCGCCTGCTCGCGCGGCCAGCCCCACCAGCGGAACATGTCGGTCTGCCCGCACATCGGGGTCACGGCGGCGAACAGGCCCGGATGGCGCAGGGCGATGTTCCACGCCCCCATCCCGCCCATCGAGACACCGCTGAGATAGATCCGGTCGGGGTCCACGTTGAAGA encodes:
- a CDS encoding prolyl oligopeptidase family serine peptidase translates to MQRVFALGLLLLALTPCTAENAADLQRALSRIEPGTYHRADWVWHTNYALAELSLKQATLLRGGGFIGNLDGAEKQVVAAGMASLQRLERREQPPLRAGALNELAYITENDLTAQPYHLYLPPGYDGKRQWPLIVFLHGYVPSTSVVDPWLPVPEHCEVAGKHGCLLLVPYGRRNTDFQGVGEVDVLASLRQVRQVFNVDPDRIYLSGVSMGGMGAWNIALRHPGLFAAVTPMCGQTDMFRWWGWPREQAPPWKRWLIEWDNALDQVPNVRNQNIFVQHGELDNLIPVEQTRLMVEAARQQGTPIKCLEQTGESHYIYFRTESYENAWSWEKQFTLDRSPRRVDLKLYSLEYNQAFWLTVDALGQWGTPGTVTAEVSPEKEKLSLTTDNVTAVTIDSRTARLPEGCTFVWNGQPVAGQPGPDGTIALRPEAPPPPPLQKRRGLCGPCEEVFDTRFLLVQGTAGDEAADAELARRVGLWQAEWDQFADGPPPAKLDTELTEDDLQQCNLVLFGTPQTNSVLARMADRLPVRIGDHRYDIGGKTYEGAHLGLVMCYPNPLNPNRYVLIYSGERHGERLSVNHKHDLLPDFVVFTTDSFGRDDTNDALCAGFFGMDWQLHPALTWEPTAQQGNL